A single window of Engraulis encrasicolus isolate BLACKSEA-1 chromosome 20, IST_EnEncr_1.0, whole genome shotgun sequence DNA harbors:
- the ccn4a gene encoding cellular communication network factor 4a → MSWLLTWILLVAGIHEAVSQNSSATNTIPNHIPDVPDVLATPEPTALEPWNRTRYCRWPCECPPAPPTCSLGVSLLVDGCDCCKTCAKQVGEVCNERDPCDHHRGLYCDYSRDKPRYEKGVCAYLVGTGCEYNGVIYRNGQSFQPNCKYQCLCVNGAIGCLGLCNESLPPRVWCQTPRRVKIPGQCCETWICDEPRRGRKTAPRHAMQAPSQQTSGGWHRNCLTQTTSWSPCSRTCGRGLSTRITNANARCEMVKESRLCNIRPCNVDITKHFKPGKKCLNVYRDPWPTNFTISGCTSKRTYWPKYCGVCTDDRCCIPYKSKTVQVEFTCPNGSTLTWPVMWINACFCNLSCRNPNDFFAELEQYFEYSEIMN, encoded by the exons ATGAGTTGGCTCCTGACGTGGATTCTACTTGTAGCGGGAATTCATGAG GCCGTCTCACAAAATTCCTCCGCTACCAACACGATTCCCAATCACATTCCCGACGTCCCCGACGTCCTCGCCACGCCGGAACCCACCGCCCTGGAGCCCTGGAACCGCACGCGGTACTGCAGGTGGCCATGCGAGTGCCCCCCCGCGCCCCCCACCTGCTCGCTGGGCGTGAGTCTGCTCGTGGACGGCTGCGACTGCTGCAAGACGTGCGCCAAGCAGGTCGGGGAGGTGTGCAACGAGAGGGACCCCTGCGACCACCACCGCGGACTCTACTGCGACTACAGCAGAGACAAGCCTAGGTACGAAaagggagtgtgtgcat ACCTGGTGGGCACGGGCTGCGAATACAACGGCGTCATCTACCGCAATGGCCAGAGCTTCCAGCCCAACTGCAAGTACCAGTGCCTGTGCGTGAACGGGGCCATCGGCTGCCTGGGCCTGTGCAATGAGTCGCTGCCGCCCCGCGTGTGGTGTCAGACGCCGCGCCGCGTCAAGATCCCCGGCCAGTGCTGCGAGACCTGGATCTGCGACGAGCCCCGGAGGGGGCGCAAGACGGCCCCCCGGCATGCCATGCAGG CCCCGTCGCAGCAGACCAGCGGCGGCTGGCACCGGAACTGCCTGACCCAGACCACCTCCTGGAGCCCCTGCTCCAGGACGTGCGGCCGCGGCCTCTCCACCCGCATCACCAACGCCAACGCCCGCTGCGAGATGGTCAAGGAGAGCCGGCTCTGCAACATCAGGCCCTGCAACGTCGACATCACCAAGCACTTCAAG CCGGGGAAGAAGTGCCTGAACGTCTACCGGGACCCGTGGCCCACCAACTTCACCATCTCGGGCTGCACCAGCAAGCGGACCTACTGGCCCAAGTACTGCGGCGTGTGCACGGACGACCGCTGCTGCATCCCCTACAAGTCCAAGACGGTGCAGGTGGAGTTCACGTGCCCCAACGGCTCCACGCTCACCTGGCCCGTCATGTGGATCAACGCCTGCTTCTGCAACCTCAGCTGCCGCAACCCCAACGACTTCTTTGCCGAGCTGGAGCAGTATTTCGAGTACTCAGAGATAATGAATTGA